One genomic window of Arachis stenosperma cultivar V10309 chromosome 10, arast.V10309.gnm1.PFL2, whole genome shotgun sequence includes the following:
- the LOC130956133 gene encoding uncharacterized protein LOC130956133 has protein sequence MEPGRFDPTYSSELLKHMDKQNEILMEAYRSMLHESQKLQVEEEMLMHKLYEVMSAHGLTKKSDANSNAADNVGALTETNNNEAVTHPSSIETRGQQREVTPFRYTYRRR, from the exons ATGGAACCTGGAAGATTTGATCCAACTTACTCCTCAGAGTTATTGAA GCATATGGATAAGCAGAATGAGATCCTTATGGAAGCCTACAGATCAATGCTCCATGAATCGCAAAAACTTCAG GTCGAAGAAGAAATGCTTATGCACAAGCTCTATGAAGTTATGTCTGCTCATGGTCTAACTAAAAAG AGTGATGCCAATTCCAATGCTGCTGATAATGTTGGAGCTTTAACTGAAACGAACAATAACGAAGCTGTTACACACCCCAGCAGTATAGAAACTCGAGGGCAACAAAGGGAAGTCACTCCTTTTCGATACACTTATAGGAGGAGATAA
- the LOC130956155 gene encoding VQ motif-containing protein 4 isoform X3, with protein sequence MESTMSPRYQDNNHKAPFTTAASSSSCSSNGLLLSPQAQKPITRSEPGNPYPTTFVQADTSSFKQVVQMLTGSSETAKQASKPASPHHHNHSIPPIKPNANKKQQQQSGFKLYERRNSLKNLNINPLMPVFSPIGSGFSPRKPEILSPSILDFPALVLSPVTPLIPDPFDRSGPSQQQTGFSSSPGLDSEAEDKAIKEKGFFLHPSPASTPRDSEPRLLPLFPTTSPRASPSVM encoded by the exons ATGGAGTCCACCATGTCCCCAAGGTACCAAGACAACAACCACAAAGCACCATTTACAACCGCCGCAAGCAGCAGCAGCTGCAGCAGCAATGGGCTACTACTGTCACCTCAGGCTCAAAAGCCCATCACGAGATCCGAACCCGGAAACCCGTACCCGACAACATTCGTTCAGGCAGACACGTCTTCCTTCAAGCAGGTGGTCCAAATGCTGACGGGCTCATCAGAGACAGCCAAGCAGGCTTCGAAGCCCGCAAGCCCACACCACCACAACCACAGCATCCCGCCCATAAAGCCCAACGCTAACAAGAAGCAACAGCAGCAGTCAGGCTTCAAGCTCTACGAGCGAAGGAACTCCCTAAAGAACCTCAACATCAACCCTTTGATGCCCGTTTTCTCACCAATCGGGTCGGGTTTCTCGCCCCGAAAACCCGAGATCCTTTCACCTAGCATCCTCGATTTTCCCGCTCTTGTTCTCAGCCCCGTGACCCCACTGATACCCGACCCGTTCGACCGATCCGGCCCCTCCCAACAACAAACCGGGTTCAGCAGCTCCCCCGGTTTGGATTCCGAGGCTGAAGACAAAGCCATAAAGGAGAAAGGGTTCTTCCTGCACCCTTCGCCTGCTTCCACTCCTCGGGATTCTGAACCTCGCTTGCTCCCTCTCTTCCCAACAACTTCTCCTAGAGCTTCTCCTTCAG TAATGTGA
- the LOC130955436 gene encoding protein RALF-like 19 has protein sequence MESKALLVIVVLATLAFAIVAEATKIHEFSRLTSPGDYDLLVDDNEFLMNSESTRRTLAQARYISYAALRANQIPCGQRGRSYYDCNKRQRANPYRRGCSRITKCQRTMD, from the coding sequence ATGGAGTCAAAGGCATTGCTTGTTATCGTCGTCCTGGCCACCTTAGCTTTCGCCATTGTGGCCGAGGCAACGAAAATCCACGAATTCTCAAGGCTTACTTCCCCTGGTGACTATGATCTGCTCGTCGATGACAACGAGTTCTTGATGAACTCGGAGTCAACTCGTCGGACACTGGCACAGGCACGGTACATAAGTTATGCTGCTCTTAGGGCTAACCAAATCCCATGCGGTCAACGTGGACGTTCTTACTATGATTGCAATAAAAGACAAAGGGCCAACCCCTACCGTCGCGGTTGCAGTCGCATCACAAAATGCCAAAGAACCATGGATTGA
- the LOC130955374 gene encoding eukaryotic translation initiation factor 3 subunit D yields the protein MVGAFEVGPVPFNPDGWGPPESAAAAAATTNSNLPLNVPFAPFSRSDKLGRIADWTRNFNNPSRPKNPADSVFDFSNDDSFPASADDDSSFRLVDGKPPPRPKFGPKWRFQQQRQLPQRRDEEVEARKREAEKERARRDRLYHLNRSNANANRREAAVFKSSVDIQPEWNMHDQIPFSTFSKLSFSVPDPEDLLLCGALEYYDRTYDRITPKNERRLERFKNRNFFKVTTTDDPVIRRLANEDKATVFATDTILSTLMCAPRSVYSWDIVVQRVGNKLFFDKRDGSQLDLLSVHETSQEPLPEAKDDINSAHSLSVEAAYINQNFSQQVLVRDGNKVSFDEPNPFANEGEEVASVAYRYRRWKLDNDMYLVARCEVHSVLELNKNKSFLTLNALNEFDPKYSGVDWRQKLETQRGAVLATELKNNANKLAKWTAQALLAGADMMKLGYVSRIHPRDHFNHVILAVVGYKPRDFAAQINLNTSNMWGIVKSIVDLCMKLNEGKYVLVKDPSKPQVRIYEVPPDAFENDYVEEPLPEEEQVQPPAEGADGVDTNVTANEAEAKEIDDQA from the coding sequence ATGGTTGGAGCTTTCGAAGTCGGCCCCGTCCCATTCAACCCGGACGGCTGGGGCCCTCCGGAATCCGCCGCTGCAGCCGCCGCCACTACCAACAGCAACCTGCCACTGAACGTACCCTTCGCTCCCTTCTCTCGCTCTGACAAGCTTGGCCGGATTGCCGACTGGACCCGCAACTTCAACAACCCGTCCCGCCCTAAGAACCCCGCCGATTCCGTATTCGACTTCTCCAACGACGATTCCTTCCCTGCCTCCGCTGATGACGACTCCTCCTTCCGCCTCGTTGACGGTAAGCCCCCTCCAAGGCCCAAATTCGGCCCAAAGTGGCGCTTCCAGCAGCAGCGCCAGCTCCCCCAGCGCCGCGACGAGGAAGTCGAGGCCCGAAAGCGCGAGGCCGAGAAGGAACGTGCCCGCCGCGATCGCCTCTACCACCTCAACCGCTCAAACGCCAACGCCAACCGCCGCGAAGCCGCCGTGTTCAAATCGTCCGTCGATATCCAACCGGAATGGAACATGCACGACCAGATCCCCTTCTCCACCTTCTCAAAGCTCTCGTTCTCCGTCCCTGACCCCGAAGATCTCCTCCTATGCGGTGCTCTTGAGTACTACGACCGCACCTATGACCGCATCACACCGAAGAACGAGCGCCGCCTGGAGCGATTCAAGAATCGCAACTTCTTCAAAGTCACCACCACTGATGATCCCGTTATTCGCAGGCTCGCCAACGAGGACAAGGCGACGGTTTTTGCAACCGACACTATCCTCTCCACACTCATGTGCGCCCCTAGGTCGGTTTATTCATGGGACATCGTTGTGCAGCGCGTTGGGAACAAGTTGTTCTTCGATAAGCGTGATGGCTCCCAGCTTGATTTGCTCTCTGTTCACGAAACTTCCCAAGAGCCTCTTCCCGAGGCTAAGGATGATATCAACTCTGCACATTCGTTGAGCGTTGAAGCTGCTTATATTAACCAGAATTTCTCTCAACAGGTTCTTGTTAGGGACGGAAACAAGGTGAGTTTTGATGAACCTAATCCTTTTGCTAACGAGGGCGAGGAAGTTGCTTCTGTGGCCTATAGGTATAGGAGGTGGAAGCTCGATAATGATATGTATCTCGTGGCAAGATGTGAGGTGCATAGTGTTCTTGAGCTGAATAAGAACAAGTCTTTCCTTACTTTGAATGCTTTGAATGAGTTTGATCCCAAGTATTCCGGTGTCGATTGGAGGCAGAAGTTGGAGACTCAAAGGGGAGCTGTGTTGGCCACTGAGCTCAAGAACAATGCTAATAAGTTGGCTAAATGGACTGCGCAGGCGCTGTTGGCCGGCGCCGATATGATGAAGCTGGGATATGTGTCTAGAATCCATCCCCGTGACCATTTCAATCATGTGATTTTGGCTGTGGTTGGGTACAAGCCTAGGGACTTTGCGGCGCAAATCAATTTGAACACGTCTAATATGTGGGGAATTGTTAAGTCTATTGTGGACTTGTGCATGAAGCTCAATGAGGGTAAGTATGTTCTTGTGAAAGACCCGTCTAAGCCGCAGGTTAGGATCTATGAGGTCCCGCCCGATGCGTTTGAAAACGACTATGTGGAGGAGCCACTTCCTGAGGAGGAACAAGTTCAACCTCCAGCAGAGGGTGCTGATGGTGTAGATACAAATGTTACTGCAAACGAGGCTGAGGCTAAGGAGATAGATGATCAAGCTTAG
- the LOC130956155 gene encoding VQ motif-containing protein 4 isoform X1: MESTMSPRYQDNNHKAPFTTAASSSSCSSNGLLLSPQAQKPITRSEPGNPYPTTFVQADTSSFKQVVQMLTGSSETAKQASKPASPHHHNHSIPPIKPNANKKQQQQSGFKLYERRNSLKNLNINPLMPVFSPIGSGFSPRKPEILSPSILDFPALVLSPVTPLIPDPFDRSGPSQQQTGFSSSPGLDSEAEDKAIKEKGFFLHPSPASTPRDSEPRLLPLFPTTSPRASPSGTLGFF; the protein is encoded by the exons ATGGAGTCCACCATGTCCCCAAGGTACCAAGACAACAACCACAAAGCACCATTTACAACCGCCGCAAGCAGCAGCAGCTGCAGCAGCAATGGGCTACTACTGTCACCTCAGGCTCAAAAGCCCATCACGAGATCCGAACCCGGAAACCCGTACCCGACAACATTCGTTCAGGCAGACACGTCTTCCTTCAAGCAGGTGGTCCAAATGCTGACGGGCTCATCAGAGACAGCCAAGCAGGCTTCGAAGCCCGCAAGCCCACACCACCACAACCACAGCATCCCGCCCATAAAGCCCAACGCTAACAAGAAGCAACAGCAGCAGTCAGGCTTCAAGCTCTACGAGCGAAGGAACTCCCTAAAGAACCTCAACATCAACCCTTTGATGCCCGTTTTCTCACCAATCGGGTCGGGTTTCTCGCCCCGAAAACCCGAGATCCTTTCACCTAGCATCCTCGATTTTCCCGCTCTTGTTCTCAGCCCCGTGACCCCACTGATACCCGACCCGTTCGACCGATCCGGCCCCTCCCAACAACAAACCGGGTTCAGCAGCTCCCCCGGTTTGGATTCCGAGGCTGAAGACAAAGCCATAAAGGAGAAAGGGTTCTTCCTGCACCCTTCGCCTGCTTCCACTCCTCGGGATTCTGAACCTCGCTTGCTCCCTCTCTTCCCAACAACTTCTCCTAGAGCTTCTCCTTCAG GGACCCTTGGTTTCTTTTGA
- the LOC130956155 gene encoding VQ motif-containing protein 4 isoform X2 has protein sequence MESTMSPRYQDNNHKAPFTTAASSSSCSSNGLLLSPQAQKPITRSEPGNPYPTTFVQADTSSFKQVVQMLTGSSETAKQASKPASPHHHNHSIPPIKPNANKKQQQQSGFKLYERRNSLKNLNINPLMPVFSPIGSGFSPRKPEILSPSILDFPALVLSPVTPLIPDPFDRSGPSQQQTGFSSSPGLDSEAEDKAIKEKGFFLHPSPASTPRDSEPRLLPLFPTTSPRASPSVSERQH, from the exons ATGGAGTCCACCATGTCCCCAAGGTACCAAGACAACAACCACAAAGCACCATTTACAACCGCCGCAAGCAGCAGCAGCTGCAGCAGCAATGGGCTACTACTGTCACCTCAGGCTCAAAAGCCCATCACGAGATCCGAACCCGGAAACCCGTACCCGACAACATTCGTTCAGGCAGACACGTCTTCCTTCAAGCAGGTGGTCCAAATGCTGACGGGCTCATCAGAGACAGCCAAGCAGGCTTCGAAGCCCGCAAGCCCACACCACCACAACCACAGCATCCCGCCCATAAAGCCCAACGCTAACAAGAAGCAACAGCAGCAGTCAGGCTTCAAGCTCTACGAGCGAAGGAACTCCCTAAAGAACCTCAACATCAACCCTTTGATGCCCGTTTTCTCACCAATCGGGTCGGGTTTCTCGCCCCGAAAACCCGAGATCCTTTCACCTAGCATCCTCGATTTTCCCGCTCTTGTTCTCAGCCCCGTGACCCCACTGATACCCGACCCGTTCGACCGATCCGGCCCCTCCCAACAACAAACCGGGTTCAGCAGCTCCCCCGGTTTGGATTCCGAGGCTGAAGACAAAGCCATAAAGGAGAAAGGGTTCTTCCTGCACCCTTCGCCTGCTTCCACTCCTCGGGATTCTGAACCTCGCTTGCTCCCTCTCTTCCCAACAACTTCTCCTAGAGCTTCTCCTTCAG TGTCAGAAAGGCAGCATTGA
- the LOC130956447 gene encoding transcription factor bHLH162, translated as MEKKHDPGSTCSTRTERKFIERERRNQMKALYSNLNSLLPPQTSREGISSLPDQLEEATNYIKKLQVKLEKMKEKKNTLLRTIHHQIPNNRSPQIEIQQMGFTLMVVLITALDSHYFMFIEAIRVLHEEGADVVSASYKVVQHAVFHTMHCQVGEYGNGAAARISERLKKFVNDSTYCPF; from the exons ATGGAGAAGAAGCACGACCCTGGTTCTACTTGCTCCACCAGAACTGAGAGAAAGTTCattgagagagaaagaagaaaccAAATGAAGGCACTCTATTCCAACCTCAATTCTCTTCTCCCTCCTCAAACCTCAAGG GAAGGAATTTCTTCACTGCCGGATCAGCTAGAGGAAGCCACAAACTACATAAAGAAGTTACAGGTGAAGCTGGAGAAaatgaaggaaaagaagaacaCATTATTAAGAACAATTCATCATCAAATACCAAATAATAGATCTCCACAAATTGAGATCCAACAAATGGGATTCACCTTAATGGTTGTTCTCATAACTGCCTTGGATTCTCATTATTTCATGTTCATTGAGGCCATTCGTGTTCTTCATGAAGAAGGTGCAGATGTTGTTAGCGCCAGTTACAAGGTTGTTCAACATGCTGTTTTCCATACAATGCACTGCCAG GTAGGGGAGTATGGCAATGGAGCTGCTGCGAGGATATCAGAGAGACTGAAGAAGTTTGTGAATGATTCTACCTATTGTCCCTTTTAG